In Pyrenophora tritici-repentis strain M4 chromosome 6, whole genome shotgun sequence, the DNA window TTCGGCAGAGAGAGCTCGCATCCAAAGGTGCATCTTTCACAATGGAGCAGCGAGCTACTACCCAGCAGCAAACGGGAAGCCCCCACGGTACTGCGAAGCTCTCCAACCATTCACCTGCCGATGCGCACGATTGGAGCGGAGATGAGCACTCCAGCGACGACGACGCCAACGACAGGAGCCAGAGCGGCACGTCGAACAAGAGAAAGAGACCTCTGTCCGTAAGCTGTGAAACATGCAGTACGTGTCACCCGAAAAAGGCGCCGAAAACATGGTTATCCTAACAATGCTATTGTAGAGCAGCGCAAAGTCAAATGCGACAGGGGCGCGCCTGCGTGTTCGTGGTGCTTGAAGAACCACTCGGCATGCGTGAGCTGCTCGTGCTACTGACGTCAACTGCTAGCTGAACTGAATCGCCGACAGGTTTACCTTCCTCGCAAGAAGCCAGGTCTCCGAGCGGGATACGGCCGCGAACTCGAGTCGCGACTTGGTAAGTCGTGTGCCGAGGTCTGCATGAGGTCGACCCATGTGTCGTATCATCGCAAGCTGACTGTCGCATCGCAGACAAGCTCGAAGCCCTCCTTGTGCAGCAGCAGTCGCAGATCAATCATCTTTCCAACAACCAAGTCACTGCTTCTGGTCCCTCTCCGCAAGAGGTAGCTGCCTTTCGAAGCCCGCCCGTCATACAAACGCCCCACATCCCTCGTCCCGAGACGGCTCTCTTCATTCAGAAGCCCACCTTTCCCTCGCAGAACGCGATACAGAGTCAATATGGAAATGGCGTCACGGATAGCAGGCGAACCCCCTCGATTACAGAGAATGGCTATCAGCACGAGGATATGGGCGGTGTGGGAAGCCGCCTCTCAAGAGACGCATACACATCGTACAACGACCCATTCCTCCCCACCATATCAAGAACTCTGGGCCAATCCGATGCCGACTTCCCACCTTATGATCTTTTGTACGGACTAGTCGACTTGTTCTTCAAGCACATCAACACATGGTGTCCAATTCTCCACAGACAGACTACACTAAACTCTCTATTCGGGGATGCGGCGCTCGAGGAAGCAGACAGAATCATTCTGCATGCAGTCGTCGCGACGACTGTCAAGTTTTCCACGGACCCGCGTCTAACCGCGGAAAAGCGCGCGCGGTACCACAAGAGTTCAAAGGAGAAGGTTTTGCTCTTTGGAATCGAAAACAGTTCGGTCAAATCGTTGCAGGCTCTTGTCATTCTTGCACTGGACGTTGTTGGCTGCTCCAATGGACCCCCAGGTTGGAACCTACTCGCTCTCATTACCCGGTCTGTGGTGCAGCTGGGTCTATCGGTGGAGAGTTACTCACCAACCGTCGCTCCCCAGTTCGCATCAATCTACACACTGAGGGCCATGACACTGCCCGAGCCGAAAGATTGGATAGAGGAAGAGAGCCGACGCAGGCTCTTCTGGATGATATATGTCCTCGATCGATATGCAACTGTTGCGACCGCATTTGAGTTTGCACTAGACGAGAAGGAAATTGATCGCCGACTGCCTTGCCGCGACGACCTGTATGCACGCAATGTCCCCGTAGAGACCAGGTGGTTCCAAACCTCGACAAGGTCAGATTACAGCA includes these proteins:
- a CDS encoding C6 transcription factor, with translation MEQRATTQQQTGSPHGTAKLSNHSPADAHDWSGDEHSSDDDANDRSQSGTSNKRKRPLSVSCETCKQRKVKCDRGAPACSWCLKNHSACVYLPRKKPGLRAGYGRELESRLDKLEALLVQQQSQINHLSNNQVTASGPSPQEVAAFRSPPVIQTPHIPRPETALFIQKPTFPSQNAIQSQYGNGVTDSRRTPSITENGYQHEDMGGVGSRLSRDAYTSYNDPFLPTISRTLGQSDADFPPYDLLYGLVDLFFKHINTWCPILHRQTTLNSLFGDAALEEADRIILHAVVATTVKFSTDPRLTAEKRARYHKSSKEKVLLFGIENSSVKSLQALVILALDVVGCSNGPPGWNLLALITRSVVQLGLSVESYSPTVAPQFASIYTLRAMTLPEPKDWIEEESRRRLFWMIYVLDRYATVATAFEFALDEKEIDRRLPCRDDLYARNVPVETRWFQTSTRSDYSMNRPENLGSFSYYVEILGILTRIHKFLKKPVDITSLSDVESWQGEYRELDNAIEEWKYNLPQEFGNAARLFAKPGMGHSLDSGLVMLHAAFHTTVIRLHSSAAYPTHRSPIFTPSFSASQRCLSAVENITTLCATVRDNGLLSKLGPPFAFSLWVAARVLLVHGSTIDHRVDQSINLLVSTLREMGQYWEVGTRYASLLARVLSEYQESQQSPTGANGERVTPSTVKILADMRRCAFDLDFLISRQPKLNSTQNLKISSVTPARTPAQNELEYLDVFDFFNMPRLPVTVDGPTSYAAPDGNMQISDGGFGNESNITNYMVDASSDWFMKQTA